In one Streptomyces venezuelae genomic region, the following are encoded:
- a CDS encoding acyl-CoA synthetase produces MSTPPNGFWAQAAADPGRTVLVAPDGEEWTAGRLHGAVNRLVHGLRAAGLERGDAFAVVLPNGVEFFTAYLAASQAGFYLVPVNHHLVGPEIAWIVSDSGAKVLIAHEKFADAAVAAADEAGLPPTHRHAVGDIPGFRPYAQLIDGHPESAPEGRTLGWVMNYTSGTTGRPRGIRRPLSGKLPEESYLGGFLGIFGIKPFDGNVHLVCSPLYHTAVLQFAGAALHIGHPLVLMDKWTPEDMLRLIDAHKCTHTHMVPTQFHRLLALPDATRAAYDVTSMRHAIHGAAPCPDHVKRAMIEWWGECVEEYYAASEGGGAFATAQDWLKKPGTVGKAWPISELAVFDDDGNRLGPGELGTVYMKMSTGGFSYHKDESKTKKNRIGDFFTVGDLGLLDEDGYLFLRDRKIDMIISGGVNIYPAEIESALLTHPAVADAAAFGIPHDDWGEEVKAVVEVTEDRTGDAALAAEILAHCEHHLAGYKRPKSVDFIETMPRDPNGKLYKRRLREPYWEGRERAV; encoded by the coding sequence GTGAGCACACCCCCGAATGGATTCTGGGCCCAGGCCGCGGCCGACCCCGGCCGCACCGTCCTCGTGGCGCCCGACGGCGAGGAGTGGACGGCGGGCCGGCTGCACGGCGCCGTCAACCGGCTGGTGCACGGGCTGCGGGCCGCGGGCCTGGAGCGCGGGGACGCGTTCGCCGTCGTACTGCCCAACGGCGTGGAGTTCTTCACCGCGTACCTGGCCGCGTCCCAGGCCGGTTTCTACCTCGTGCCCGTCAACCACCACCTGGTCGGCCCCGAGATCGCCTGGATCGTCTCCGACTCCGGCGCCAAGGTGCTCATCGCGCACGAGAAGTTCGCTGACGCCGCGGTGGCCGCGGCCGACGAGGCCGGCCTGCCCCCGACCCACCGCCACGCCGTCGGTGACATCCCCGGCTTCCGTCCGTACGCCCAACTCATCGACGGCCACCCCGAGTCCGCCCCGGAGGGCCGCACGCTCGGCTGGGTCATGAACTACACCTCGGGCACGACCGGCCGTCCGCGCGGCATCCGCCGCCCCCTGTCCGGCAAGCTCCCCGAGGAGTCCTACCTCGGCGGCTTCCTCGGCATCTTCGGCATCAAGCCCTTCGACGGCAACGTCCACCTGGTCTGCTCGCCGCTCTACCACACGGCCGTCCTCCAGTTCGCGGGCGCGGCACTGCACATCGGCCACCCGCTGGTCCTGATGGACAAGTGGACGCCCGAGGACATGCTCCGCCTCATCGACGCGCACAAGTGCACGCACACGCACATGGTGCCGACCCAGTTCCACCGGCTGCTCGCGCTCCCCGATGCGACACGCGCCGCGTACGACGTGACGTCGATGCGGCACGCCATCCACGGCGCCGCGCCCTGCCCCGACCACGTGAAGCGGGCGATGATCGAGTGGTGGGGCGAGTGCGTCGAGGAGTACTACGCGGCGAGCGAGGGAGGCGGCGCCTTCGCCACCGCCCAGGACTGGCTGAAGAAGCCCGGGACGGTCGGAAAGGCCTGGCCCATCAGCGAGTTGGCGGTCTTCGACGACGACGGGAACCGCCTCGGCCCCGGCGAGCTCGGCACCGTCTACATGAAGATGTCCACCGGCGGATTCTCGTACCACAAGGACGAGTCGAAGACGAAGAAGAACCGCATCGGCGACTTCTTCACCGTCGGCGACCTCGGCCTCCTCGACGAGGACGGGTATCTCTTCCTGCGCGACCGGAAGATCGACATGATCATCTCGGGCGGGGTCAACATCTACCCCGCCGAGATCGAGTCGGCGCTGCTCACCCACCCCGCCGTCGCGGACGCCGCCGCCTTCGGCATCCCGCACGACGACTGGGGCGAGGAGGTGAAGGCCGTCGTGGAGGTCACCGAGGACCGGACCGGCGACGCCGCTCTCGCCGCCGAGATCCTCGCCCACTGCGAGCACCACCTCGCGGGCTACAAGCGCCCCAAGAGCGTCGACTTCATCGAGACGATGCCCCGCGACCCCAACGGCAAGCTGTACAAGCGGCGCCTGCGCGAGCCGTACTGGGAGGGGCGGGAGCGCGCCGTGTAG